In one window of Accipiter gentilis chromosome 28, bAccGen1.1, whole genome shotgun sequence DNA:
- the TAF5L gene encoding TAF5-like RNA polymerase II p300/CBP-associated factor-associated factor 65 kDa subunit 5L isoform X1, with amino-acid sequence MKRVRTEQIQMAVSCYLKRRQYVDSEGPLKQGLRLCQTAEEMAANLTVQSESGCANVVSAAPCLAEPQQYEVQFGRLRNFLTDSDSQHSHEVMPLLYPLFVYLHLNMVQNGLKSTVDSFYSRFHGMFLQNASQKDIIEQLQTTMTIQDILSNLKLRAFLDNKYVIRLQEDSYNYLLRYLQSDNNNALCKVLTLHIHLDVQPAKRTDYQLYAGGSSSRNESNGLEPSDMPASILQNEAALDLLQDSIKRVKDGPPSLTTICFYAFYNTEQLLNTAEISPNSKLLAAGFDNSCVKLWSLRSRKLKSEPHLVDVSRIRLACDILDEEEEEDDSAGTEMKILRGHCGPVYSTRFLSDSSGLLSCSEDMSIRYWDLGSFTNTVLYQGHAYPVWDLDISPCSLYFASGSHDRTARLWSFDRTYPLRIYAGHLADVDCVKFHPNSNYLATGSTDKTVRLWSTQQGNSVRLFTGHRGPVLALAFSPNGKYLASAGEDQRLKLWDLASGTLYKELRGHTDNITSLTFSPDSSLIASASMDNSVRVWDIRNTYCNAPADGSSSELVGVYTGQMNNVLSVQFMACNLLLVTGIAQENQEL; translated from the exons ATGAAACGCGTACGCACAGAACAGATTCAGATGGCAGTGTCCTGCTACCTCAAGCGCCGTCAGTATGTGGACTCGGAAGGTCCCCTAAAACAAGGGCTGAGGCTGTGTCAGACTGCTGAAGAGATGGCAGCTAATCTCACAG TCCAATCTGAATCTGGTTGCGCCAACGTTGTgtctgcagctccctgcctggcagagccACAGCAATATGAAGTACAATTTGGACGATTACGCAATTTTCTCACAG ATTCAGATTCTCAGCACAGCCATGAAGTGATGCCTCTTCTGTATCCCCTTTTTGTCTACCTCCATCTGAACATGGTCCAGAATGGCCTAAAAAGCACAGTGGACAGTTTTTACAGCCGCTTCCATGGCATGTTCTTGCAGAATGCCAGCCAGAAGGATATCATTGAGCAGTTGCAGACTACCATGACTATTCAAGATATCCTGTCCAACTTGAAGCTCCGGGCTTTTCTGGACAACAAGTACGTCATCCGCCTTCAAGAGGACAGCTACAACTACCTTCTTCGCTACCTCCAAAGTGACAACAACAACGCCCTGTGCAAAGTCCTGACCTTGCACATTCACCTGGATGTGCAGCCTGCCAAGAGGACTGACTACCAGCTCTACGCCGGTGGGAGCTCCTCACGCAACGAGAGCAACGGCCTGGAACCCAGCGACATGCCGGCTTCCATTCTGCAGAACGAGGCAGCACTGGATTTACTGCAGGACAGCATTAAACGTGTCAAGGACGGGCCCCCTTCCTTAACAACTATCTGTTTCTATGCCTTCTATAACACGGAGCAGTTGCTGAACACTGCAGAGATTTCACCAAATAGCAAGCTGCTCGCTGCTGGGTTTGATAATTCGTGTGTGAAGCTGTGGAGCCTGCGTTCCAGGAAGTTAAAATCTGAGCCCCACCTGGTTGATGTGTCCCGCATCCGTCTGGCTTGTGACATCCTGGATGAGGAG gaggaagaggatgacaGCGCAGGCACAGAAATGAAGATCCTGAGAGGACACTGTGGACCTGTGTATAGCACGAGGTTCCTTTCAGACAGTTCGGGACTCTTATCTTGTTCTGAGGACATGTCCATCAGATACTGGGACCTCGGAAGTTTTACAAACACTGTGTTGTACCAAGGACATGCCTATCCTGTTTGGGATTTGGATATTAGCCCCTGCAGCCTGTACTTTGCCAGTGGTTCCCACGATCGCACTGCAAGACTCTGGTCATTTGATCGGACGTACCCGCTGCGAATATACGCAGGCCATTTGGCGGACGTAGACTGTGTGAAGTTCCACCCCAATTCCAACTACTTAGCGACGGGCTCCACAGACAAAACTGTGCGCTTGTGGAGCACTCAGCAAGGCAACTCAGTGCGTCTTTTCACCGGGCACCGTGGCCCTGTACTCGCGCTTGCGTTTTCTCCCAACGGTAAGTACCTGGCATCAGCAGGTGAAGACCAGCGGCTAAAGCTGTGGGACTTGGCATCAGGAACTCTTTACAAAGAACTGAGGGGCCACACGGACAACATAACCAGCCTTACTTTTAGCCCCGACAGTAGTTTAATTGCTTCAGCGTCGATGGACAATTCAGTCCGGGTCTGGGACATTCGGAACACTTACTGCAACGCCCCTGCAGATGGGTCTTCCAGTGAACTGGTTGGTGTATATACCGGACAAATGAATAATGTACTGAGTGTACAGTTTATGGCCTGTAATCTTCTTCTAGTGACTGGAATTGCACAAGAAAATCAggaactttaa
- the TAF5L gene encoding TAF5-like RNA polymerase II p300/CBP-associated factor-associated factor 65 kDa subunit 5L isoform X3, with amino-acid sequence MKYNLDDYAIFSQNASQKDIIEQLQTTMTIQDILSNLKLRAFLDNKYVIRLQEDSYNYLLRYLQSDNNNALCKVLTLHIHLDVQPAKRTDYQLYAGGSSSRNESNGLEPSDMPASILQNEAALDLLQDSIKRVKDGPPSLTTICFYAFYNTEQLLNTAEISPNSKLLAAGFDNSCVKLWSLRSRKLKSEPHLVDVSRIRLACDILDEEEEEDDSAGTEMKILRGHCGPVYSTRFLSDSSGLLSCSEDMSIRYWDLGSFTNTVLYQGHAYPVWDLDISPCSLYFASGSHDRTARLWSFDRTYPLRIYAGHLADVDCVKFHPNSNYLATGSTDKTVRLWSTQQGNSVRLFTGHRGPVLALAFSPNGKYLASAGEDQRLKLWDLASGTLYKELRGHTDNITSLTFSPDSSLIASASMDNSVRVWDIRNTYCNAPADGSSSELVGVYTGQMNNVLSVQFMACNLLLVTGIAQENQEL; translated from the exons ATGAAGTACAATTTGGACGATTACGCAATTTTCTCACAG AATGCCAGCCAGAAGGATATCATTGAGCAGTTGCAGACTACCATGACTATTCAAGATATCCTGTCCAACTTGAAGCTCCGGGCTTTTCTGGACAACAAGTACGTCATCCGCCTTCAAGAGGACAGCTACAACTACCTTCTTCGCTACCTCCAAAGTGACAACAACAACGCCCTGTGCAAAGTCCTGACCTTGCACATTCACCTGGATGTGCAGCCTGCCAAGAGGACTGACTACCAGCTCTACGCCGGTGGGAGCTCCTCACGCAACGAGAGCAACGGCCTGGAACCCAGCGACATGCCGGCTTCCATTCTGCAGAACGAGGCAGCACTGGATTTACTGCAGGACAGCATTAAACGTGTCAAGGACGGGCCCCCTTCCTTAACAACTATCTGTTTCTATGCCTTCTATAACACGGAGCAGTTGCTGAACACTGCAGAGATTTCACCAAATAGCAAGCTGCTCGCTGCTGGGTTTGATAATTCGTGTGTGAAGCTGTGGAGCCTGCGTTCCAGGAAGTTAAAATCTGAGCCCCACCTGGTTGATGTGTCCCGCATCCGTCTGGCTTGTGACATCCTGGATGAGGAG gaggaagaggatgacaGCGCAGGCACAGAAATGAAGATCCTGAGAGGACACTGTGGACCTGTGTATAGCACGAGGTTCCTTTCAGACAGTTCGGGACTCTTATCTTGTTCTGAGGACATGTCCATCAGATACTGGGACCTCGGAAGTTTTACAAACACTGTGTTGTACCAAGGACATGCCTATCCTGTTTGGGATTTGGATATTAGCCCCTGCAGCCTGTACTTTGCCAGTGGTTCCCACGATCGCACTGCAAGACTCTGGTCATTTGATCGGACGTACCCGCTGCGAATATACGCAGGCCATTTGGCGGACGTAGACTGTGTGAAGTTCCACCCCAATTCCAACTACTTAGCGACGGGCTCCACAGACAAAACTGTGCGCTTGTGGAGCACTCAGCAAGGCAACTCAGTGCGTCTTTTCACCGGGCACCGTGGCCCTGTACTCGCGCTTGCGTTTTCTCCCAACGGTAAGTACCTGGCATCAGCAGGTGAAGACCAGCGGCTAAAGCTGTGGGACTTGGCATCAGGAACTCTTTACAAAGAACTGAGGGGCCACACGGACAACATAACCAGCCTTACTTTTAGCCCCGACAGTAGTTTAATTGCTTCAGCGTCGATGGACAATTCAGTCCGGGTCTGGGACATTCGGAACACTTACTGCAACGCCCCTGCAGATGGGTCTTCCAGTGAACTGGTTGGTGTATATACCGGACAAATGAATAATGTACTGAGTGTACAGTTTATGGCCTGTAATCTTCTTCTAGTGACTGGAATTGCACAAGAAAATCAggaactttaa
- the TAF5L gene encoding TAF5-like RNA polymerase II p300/CBP-associated factor-associated factor 65 kDa subunit 5L isoform X2, giving the protein MPLLYPLFVYLHLNMVQNGLKSTVDSFYSRFHGMFLQNASQKDIIEQLQTTMTIQDILSNLKLRAFLDNKYVIRLQEDSYNYLLRYLQSDNNNALCKVLTLHIHLDVQPAKRTDYQLYAGGSSSRNESNGLEPSDMPASILQNEAALDLLQDSIKRVKDGPPSLTTICFYAFYNTEQLLNTAEISPNSKLLAAGFDNSCVKLWSLRSRKLKSEPHLVDVSRIRLACDILDEEEEEDDSAGTEMKILRGHCGPVYSTRFLSDSSGLLSCSEDMSIRYWDLGSFTNTVLYQGHAYPVWDLDISPCSLYFASGSHDRTARLWSFDRTYPLRIYAGHLADVDCVKFHPNSNYLATGSTDKTVRLWSTQQGNSVRLFTGHRGPVLALAFSPNGKYLASAGEDQRLKLWDLASGTLYKELRGHTDNITSLTFSPDSSLIASASMDNSVRVWDIRNTYCNAPADGSSSELVGVYTGQMNNVLSVQFMACNLLLVTGIAQENQEL; this is encoded by the exons ATGCCTCTTCTGTATCCCCTTTTTGTCTACCTCCATCTGAACATGGTCCAGAATGGCCTAAAAAGCACAGTGGACAGTTTTTACAGCCGCTTCCATGGCATGTTCTTGCAGAATGCCAGCCAGAAGGATATCATTGAGCAGTTGCAGACTACCATGACTATTCAAGATATCCTGTCCAACTTGAAGCTCCGGGCTTTTCTGGACAACAAGTACGTCATCCGCCTTCAAGAGGACAGCTACAACTACCTTCTTCGCTACCTCCAAAGTGACAACAACAACGCCCTGTGCAAAGTCCTGACCTTGCACATTCACCTGGATGTGCAGCCTGCCAAGAGGACTGACTACCAGCTCTACGCCGGTGGGAGCTCCTCACGCAACGAGAGCAACGGCCTGGAACCCAGCGACATGCCGGCTTCCATTCTGCAGAACGAGGCAGCACTGGATTTACTGCAGGACAGCATTAAACGTGTCAAGGACGGGCCCCCTTCCTTAACAACTATCTGTTTCTATGCCTTCTATAACACGGAGCAGTTGCTGAACACTGCAGAGATTTCACCAAATAGCAAGCTGCTCGCTGCTGGGTTTGATAATTCGTGTGTGAAGCTGTGGAGCCTGCGTTCCAGGAAGTTAAAATCTGAGCCCCACCTGGTTGATGTGTCCCGCATCCGTCTGGCTTGTGACATCCTGGATGAGGAG gaggaagaggatgacaGCGCAGGCACAGAAATGAAGATCCTGAGAGGACACTGTGGACCTGTGTATAGCACGAGGTTCCTTTCAGACAGTTCGGGACTCTTATCTTGTTCTGAGGACATGTCCATCAGATACTGGGACCTCGGAAGTTTTACAAACACTGTGTTGTACCAAGGACATGCCTATCCTGTTTGGGATTTGGATATTAGCCCCTGCAGCCTGTACTTTGCCAGTGGTTCCCACGATCGCACTGCAAGACTCTGGTCATTTGATCGGACGTACCCGCTGCGAATATACGCAGGCCATTTGGCGGACGTAGACTGTGTGAAGTTCCACCCCAATTCCAACTACTTAGCGACGGGCTCCACAGACAAAACTGTGCGCTTGTGGAGCACTCAGCAAGGCAACTCAGTGCGTCTTTTCACCGGGCACCGTGGCCCTGTACTCGCGCTTGCGTTTTCTCCCAACGGTAAGTACCTGGCATCAGCAGGTGAAGACCAGCGGCTAAAGCTGTGGGACTTGGCATCAGGAACTCTTTACAAAGAACTGAGGGGCCACACGGACAACATAACCAGCCTTACTTTTAGCCCCGACAGTAGTTTAATTGCTTCAGCGTCGATGGACAATTCAGTCCGGGTCTGGGACATTCGGAACACTTACTGCAACGCCCCTGCAGATGGGTCTTCCAGTGAACTGGTTGGTGTATATACCGGACAAATGAATAATGTACTGAGTGTACAGTTTATGGCCTGTAATCTTCTTCTAGTGACTGGAATTGCACAAGAAAATCAggaactttaa